In Mastomys coucha isolate ucsf_1 unplaced genomic scaffold, UCSF_Mcou_1 pScaffold20, whole genome shotgun sequence, one DNA window encodes the following:
- the LOC116098260 gene encoding small nuclear ribonucleoprotein E codes for MAYRGQGQKVQKVMVQPINLIFRYLQNRSRIQVWLYEQVNMRIEGCIIGFDEYMNLVLDDAEEIHSKTKTRKQLGRIMLKGDNITLLQSVSN; via the coding sequence ATGGCGTATCGCGGCCAGGGCCAGAAGGTGCAGAAGGTGATGGTGCAGCCCATCAACCTTATCTTCAGATACTTGCAAAATAGATCTCGAATTCAGGTGTGGCTGTATGAACAAGTGAATATGCGGATAGAGGGCTGTATTATTGGCTTTGATGAATACATGAACCTTGTATTAGATGATGCAGAAGagattcattctaaaacaaagacaagaaaacaacTGGGTCGGATCATGCTAAAAGGAGATAATATTACTCTGCTCCAAAGTGTTTCCAACTAG